gttttggtgcagttcgtgatcaaatgccaaggggataatctggacaagaagcacgagagactatgcagcctggaacccgtcattttcagctgctagcaagcttcccaagcagaagaatgggagcagattttgtccgagtgacagcagtatctgagagtagttgcagcgtaccgtgcgggaggtcatcatcaggtaaggaggcgctccttccaccatctccatccccacaatgccaaaggaccagatgtccactttggggccatagggcttcctgctgaaaatttctggcgccatccagtaagttgtcccaacagccgatctccgtttgctctgctcagcggtgagctgagcagaaaggccaaagtcagctgaggagaaaaaaaccattctgatcaagccagcgtgaattagggaagccaacaaaagaattccccacggtaccaatgtccaagaaggcagtgtggaatcccagctgcaaaggggccctgctgccattcctcaggcctgcagccgaggaaatacggaattggccacttagcaaaagcccccagtttcaggcagtggcttttagtcccctgaagctattagactgcaactgccttgcttgggaaggatcacacacaagccaaaggcaccccctaccccttcttcccagcaacacctccctgcgccttgtggctgtgctctgcgctcacagcagggcagcctgcactgccacgggcatcagggaaccggcagtcacccaaaggcagccccacaccgcagcccgccacggctgagcctggccaacaacacccacccaacttgacagatccgtccaagcccaggagaatgttgtggcttttgacgtctcggtggatcacttgcttggagtgaaggaaatccaggccttgcaggcactgagagaggaaaaagcaacacgagcctaagtggatttcgtcccacaagcagggaagtggcacatctgacttcctgggggatggtgagccatggcaagacaggctgctggcaaaggcagcagagcctgctgctccaacacgaggacagcagtgcttttctaagtgcgggtgtgtttgcttttgaaagagaaagggcaattgttcctctggccagtgccctgcaaacacagactcaagaagcactgctgccgtggctgtactctctccagccagacaacagtggctgcttttgccaacaccacgttggctgccaggctctcctttcaggctgagctctgtgagagtcctgcgagtatctctttgtctttgccacttgcttgacatggtgccagcagcacctttgctcttaggaaggaatgcggaaggaatgggaaggaacgcagcgcacacaggctccaggcaagtgtttagagaggcaaagacaaacaccctagaagaagggcagggacactggcaggcacttccgatgctcttgctactgccagttataagagaaaggcagaaaggaagctcggaaggtgaaatctctcctctccttatcacccatttggaaggaccatcccgaccaagccgtgggaagcacaagcgccatcccttacctcccgagagacagctgctatctctccttctgccatacgaatctccctaatgacatcgtgtaaagaacctccgtccatgtactccatcaccagccagacttcctcgtccaccaggtagctgaagggaggaaacaacagcctggagatgaatgcgtgcacttcctgatggattctccttcctgtgtctctctcagaagaagacaggaggaagtcaataatcattggctatgctctccagggcttgaactcaatctacagtgttttgtcagcacataagaaccgtgggaaaaaaaatcaaatgccaaaccaaacaaaacaatgtggagagaggacaggaactctgaggctgttggctcaagaaagacagggccaagtccgctctttgaaagcacacgtcaaactaggtatgccagcaaagattaatgcagccccaatgcaatctcctcccaagacactgtcgatcagtccagaaacaggaattaacagctccatcctctgtcagctccatcctctgccagcggttgaaccgctgccttgcaggatgtggatgacctttcatggcagaacagcagaaccactcacctgtctagaaaggtcacaagattggcgttcttattgccacgcatgacctggatttcattcaggcacagttcactgctgctctcttccaggagactaattttctttatggccacctacaacgacatggaaaaccgtgaaccaaagtctgtggcgcaggaccacaaggggaagacggagacagtgattatgggatgatggagctgggctgggccaaaccgccttgtggctggacatcagaccgcttgcttgggcacctcccaggacaaagagccagataccctttgccttgtaaacctgggagaaacatggtctaagctctccaccgcaaagctctaacaacacaggctgtgcccacagtcttcccccagggccttactttatcatccccattttcattcacacaccccttgcaagcaggaagccattttgtgccggtaagaatggagcaaaactgctgggaaacctttggcacttctagggggcttgatcattactccagcaaccactggcattctccattgcacaagaacaaagcaaacccttgcagacatgacagataaaatgccgtcctaaaacagcactgcagaagctgtggcgctgcttgacgcttacctcttctcctgtggcagtctccactgccatgcacaccgtgccaaaacccctagaaacaaaagagcagcagagaaagaagaagtcctttagtccctgcaagtgcaggacaccgcggtccaaccgcggaaaaaaagtcccggggcaaacagtaaatggaacacgacagattctcgtctgggtcttttctcccttttctctttctgtatctgtgcatgtgtgggatttttccaggcacatgccggttcggccttctcacacctctccttggagtctatctgccaaattcaagcaccaccactgaggccttctgagaagtctgaagccatgtaagagccattggaggaaagcctccagacacagatcctttctccagcttccaaggaaaatagtgtccagccacagcctgcagccacagctggagcaggcaaaggcttccactgttgcgcacacaaatggagaagtactcaaaatagaggatccttagacggctgtgttctgggtccagagccattggcagctgcttctctttggtgcaccagacacaggaagggctctacttttctggccacttcagctataaatgctgaccagtacttagagatcatcaggcatcatcttaacgcagtgtctgaacagctttggagcttgcctgctgtcactctggggaggtgtgacaccagcaaaatgcaccgccccccgctgtgaagaaggagctgtggctgcactcaccctttgccaatcgtttccagttctgtgtacttagcctcaggatctccctcgctcaccagcatctctgtaaaaatcccaaggaaagatgttcacttcagaagaggtcccaccctgcagcagatcagaaaggcagccccactgtctgggacactctgccctttcaactcagtcagctgggaaacaccaccaccaccaccaccaccaccaccaccaccacctcataaacaacagcagcaagacaagcagccctgcagcacagatggcctgcccaaaactagaagtctacactaaaatctaagcacatcgagaaacagtcagaggagacagggatcagaaaactgcaaccaggagaagtgattgttgtctacaaacattaagggcagcaggaaaaacaaaacctttctgttcttggccatgaacactctgtgacattcaacaaaagctttcatccttgcaaacatccaaggcatcttgggttctggaatcaattcttatcaacagctgccctttccagaacaggaagaatattgcaaagtgcttccagcagagccgagatctccagctttaagcaggactttgcctaaacaatgcccctctgcctttcaagagcagcagcttatgttataccctactgtgatgggcctcaggaatgaggtccctcagcctttaggccaggctaagttctgaagatgaccttggccgtgccccacaggagctgggccccacaggagctccttgaggcctactcattcgctaggtcgcagcctcctgctcagccagaaacaacctctgttttctttttggcatagagggaagctcaggcaaagccaaaccaggcccagctgccctcagaggcaggagcaacaccccagggacccctcaccacctcaaagcacaacagcag
The Anomalospiza imberbis isolate Cuckoo-Finch-1a 21T00152 unplaced genomic scaffold, ASM3175350v1 scaffold_199, whole genome shotgun sequence DNA segment above includes these coding regions:
- the LOC137466396 gene encoding serine/threonine-protein kinase PAK 3-like, whose protein sequence is MLKMLVSEGDPEAKYTELETIGKGGFGTVCMAVETATGEEVAIKKISLLEESSSELCLNEIQVMRGNKNANLVTFLDSYLVDEEVWLVMEYMDGGSLHDVIREIRMAEGEIAAVSRECLQGLDFLHSKQVIHRDVKSHNILLGLDGSVKLADFGLSAQLTAEQSKRRSAVGTTYWMAPEIFSRKPYGPKVDIWSFGIVGMEMVEGAPPYLMMTSRTVQQLISTRGSPKLQNPRQQSAWLRDFLHCCLETDEDRRWSAQELLQHPFVTSAEPTSSLTPLIVATQQFMAERRY